From a single Candidatus Thorarchaeota archaeon genomic region:
- a CDS encoding (Fe-S)-binding protein yields MSFDKCVRCGSCIKYCPLFTAREDEKFTPRAKTYLLQVWDLIEDDEELAKEFRRLLFQCTMCGRCEEVCSSDVDLLHIYHEQRAKALKTAPQEFDYLQTLRKSLAASKNIYGLDQEDRAVFWMDELIDEIPDIEDRVYQPGKTAEVMVFLGCLMSFRGSQMDVVKALFRNLERIGTDYLVMGAEEFCCGHPLYLMGDDEGAEVLRSHNREVMQDAQVKTVITGCPGCLIQLREHHNLEGIEALHNTQYFDRMLKNPPKLGGGEEFAYHDPCELHRISKVKTEPRSVMKKVGVNFREMDLSCCGGGGLVRMTDPDLSDKIIEVRRSKERLDGTPVVTCCPSCREQFLSAGIETRDIVEMIDQAYQEEAE; encoded by the coding sequence ATGTCATTTGATAAATGCGTCAGGTGCGGTTCCTGCATCAAATACTGTCCCCTGTTCACTGCACGAGAAGATGAAAAGTTCACACCTCGTGCAAAGACCTACCTCTTACAGGTCTGGGATCTGATCGAGGATGACGAAGAACTCGCCAAAGAGTTTAGGAGATTATTGTTCCAGTGTACCATGTGTGGGCGTTGTGAGGAAGTATGTTCCTCCGATGTTGACCTTCTACACATCTACCACGAACAACGTGCCAAGGCTCTTAAGACGGCCCCGCAAGAGTTTGACTATCTTCAGACTCTCAGGAAATCGCTTGCCGCCTCAAAGAACATCTATGGACTGGACCAAGAAGACAGGGCGGTCTTCTGGATGGACGAACTGATCGATGAGATACCAGATATCGAAGATAGAGTCTACCAGCCGGGGAAGACAGCAGAGGTCATGGTATTCCTTGGTTGCCTGATGTCCTTTAGAGGAAGTCAGATGGATGTTGTCAAGGCGTTGTTTCGTAACCTAGAACGGATAGGAACGGACTATCTTGTGATGGGTGCCGAGGAGTTCTGTTGTGGTCACCCATTATATCTGATGGGCGATGATGAGGGCGCCGAAGTACTCAGATCGCACAATCGGGAAGTCATGCAAGATGCACAGGTCAAGACTGTGATCACTGGCTGCCCGGGATGCTTAATTCAGTTAAGAGAACATCATAATCTTGAGGGGATCGAAGCCCTGCACAATACACAGTATTTTGACAGAATGCTGAAGAACCCTCCAAAGTTGGGTGGTGGCGAAGAGTTTGCGTACCATGACCCATGTGAACTACACAGGATCAGCAAGGTAAAGACCGAACCACGATCCGTCATGAAGAAGGTCGGTGTCAACTTCCGGGAGATGGACCTCTCATGTTGTGGAGGCGGAGGTCTCGTGAGAATGACAGACCCTGACCTGAGCGACAAAATCATCGAGGTACGAAGGAGCAAAGAGCGTCTTGATGGCACACCTGTAGTAACATGTTGCCCATCATGTAGAGAGCAGTTCTTGAGCGCGGGAATCGAAACCAGAGATATCGTAGAGATGATAGACCAGGCGTACCAAGAGGAGGCGGAATAG
- a CDS encoding M28 family peptidase: MNRRKAASVFLIVAIISTATLVIFHDVILPPAPPKGPTEETTEIVYDPFNDLSWWDIASELGDIGDIMTPLLKFATIGNRFDETAGYYSAAQYVMGYFNGLGIDASYWGNHDSVVAHQQGYGTDKRAIVFGAHLDSGETGIGIEQNAGGVAVVMAIGTILSHYRLPIDVYYCFFAGNMVFLDEQKVVRAMWGSKEISAQLAADDVDVIAFYNFDELLLRDPLQPESSRLLAEHNIESTYGYHKTTYLGDLLNSFMKQAGLNIMSVVESSTTQTDHTSFWAKGFPAINVKSGHQPNPDFPVPDTPHSNGYNMTQALYLAKAAASVAVFLGMQGNGQPTQELIKTTLQPGNSTVHYAVMTSVQKPVIHGTVSNTTVLKMATVSGSSLLKTNLNPGNVSITSDTDAPLGIIRVTLTNPGSTNVTLSLYLEYVQDTDGDSTPDSEQYSWPPPDPPLDWDGDGLSDVDELSNHTDRFSKDTDRDSISDYIEIINGMDPLRDDTAEDLDGDGLNNLQEINIGTSPISNDTDSDSLPDGWEVKFKTNPLVNDALDDPDNDTLTNLAEYQHGSDPLSIDGDHDGLTDVEEVTRGMNPLNPDTDGDQLNDFLEVRNHIDPLNPDFDHDFIPDGVDPNPKVNQILIILLLSIVPIFVGSVVMWRKIR, translated from the coding sequence ATGAATCGACGCAAGGCTGCTTCAGTATTCCTCATTGTGGCAATCATATCTACCGCGACATTGGTTATTTTCCACGATGTTATCTTGCCTCCAGCTCCTCCGAAAGGGCCTACTGAGGAAACGACAGAGATTGTGTATGACCCCTTCAATGATCTATCTTGGTGGGACATAGCCTCAGAGTTAGGTGATATTGGGGATATCATGACGCCCCTGCTGAAGTTCGCCACCATTGGGAATCGCTTTGACGAGACCGCTGGCTATTATTCTGCTGCACAATATGTTATGGGTTATTTCAACGGTCTTGGAATTGATGCATCCTATTGGGGTAATCACGACTCTGTTGTGGCACATCAGCAAGGATATGGTACCGATAAACGTGCGATTGTGTTTGGTGCCCACTTAGATAGTGGCGAAACCGGTATTGGTATTGAACAAAACGCTGGTGGTGTGGCGGTTGTCATGGCCATTGGGACAATACTCAGTCACTATCGGCTTCCAATAGATGTCTATTATTGCTTCTTTGCAGGGAACATGGTCTTTCTTGATGAGCAAAAAGTAGTACGAGCTATGTGGGGATCAAAAGAGATTTCAGCTCAACTGGCCGCAGATGATGTTGATGTTATTGCATTTTACAATTTTGACGAACTTCTATTACGGGATCCTCTACAGCCAGAGAGCAGTCGTCTTCTTGCAGAGCACAATATAGAGTCGACTTATGGGTATCATAAGACCACATACTTGGGCGACCTTCTGAACTCCTTCATGAAACAGGCAGGACTCAATATTATGTCTGTAGTCGAGAGTTCGACTACGCAGACCGACCATACCTCCTTCTGGGCCAAAGGATTTCCTGCTATTAATGTTAAGAGTGGTCATCAACCCAATCCCGATTTTCCAGTTCCTGATACGCCCCATAGTAATGGATACAATATGACTCAGGCCCTGTATCTCGCTAAGGCTGCCGCGTCAGTCGCAGTCTTTCTTGGAATGCAAGGTAATGGTCAACCAACACAGGAACTGATTAAGACCACGCTTCAGCCCGGAAACTCCACAGTTCATTATGCAGTTATGACCTCTGTTCAAAAGCCTGTGATCCATGGCACAGTGTCTAATACTACGGTCTTGAAGATGGCGACCGTTTCAGGTTCTTCTCTACTAAAGACGAACCTTAATCCCGGCAATGTGTCCATTACCAGCGATACGGATGCTCCGCTCGGGATTATTCGCGTCACACTTACAAATCCGGGTTCTACTAATGTGACCCTTTCACTCTATCTGGAGTATGTACAGGATACCGATGGTGACTCTACCCCTGATAGTGAGCAATATTCCTGGCCTCCTCCCGATCCACCACTCGATTGGGATGGAGATGGTCTGTCGGATGTCGATGAACTCTCGAACCATACCGACCGTTTTTCAAAGGACACCGATCGAGACTCTATCTCTGACTATATCGAGATCATTAACGGAATGGATCCTCTGAGGGATGACACAGCTGAAGATCTGGATGGCGATGGACTGAATAACCTTCAGGAAATAAATATTGGCACTTCTCCCATCTCCAATGACACTGATTCGGACTCGCTTCCTGATGGATGGGAGGTTAAGTTCAAGACAAATCCACTTGTCAACGATGCTCTCGATGACCCAGATAATGATACACTAACTAATTTGGCCGAGTATCAGCATGGTTCTGATCCTTTATCTATCGACGGTGATCATGATGGCCTTACCGATGTTGAGGAGGTTACACGAGGTATGAATCCACTCAATCCTGATACTGATGGTGATCAGCTCAATGATTTTCTGGAGGTTCGAAATCACATTGATCCCTTGAACCCGGACTTTGATCATGACTTTATCCCTGATGGAGTTGATCCCAACCCAAAGGTCAATCAAATCTTGATCATCTTGCTATTGTCGATAGTGCCAATATTTGTTGGTTCTGTTGTCATGTGGCGTAAGATTCGCTAA
- a CDS encoding NADP-dependent malic enzyme, which yields MPEEKLTAEELKKKAEKPGKDAMVLHPFYKGKIQSIGKVPVRSFSDFAIWYTPGVAKACLAIKDDEKQAYEMTNKGNMVAVVSDGTRVLGLGDIGPYGAGPVMEGKAILFKYLGGVDAWPICLDTKDPDKIIETVKLIQPTFGGINLEDISKPKCYRVLEELRKDPEVKIPVWHDDAQGTATVVLAGVLGGLNVVKKDIENIKVAMLGVGAANTRTAYLLIAAGVDPKNIVMVDRKGAIYADREDIVAGKDHDTFKYDLAQKTNPERHTGGMGEVIEGADVLISASTPVPGTIKKEWISKMAQDAIVYACANPLPEIWPWDAIDAGARIVGTGRSDFDNQINNSLGFPGIFRGTLDVQASTITDEMCIAAAQALANLGAKSASDKKVIPTMDQWELYPAEATAVGMKAIEQGIAKREWEEKDLYKHAEDVIRVARAASEMLYEKGYIPKAPI from the coding sequence ATGCCCGAAGAAAAATTAACTGCTGAAGAATTGAAAAAAAAGGCTGAAAAGCCAGGAAAAGATGCTATGGTTCTGCACCCATTCTACAAGGGTAAGATCCAGAGCATCGGTAAGGTTCCAGTGCGAAGTTTCTCTGATTTTGCGATCTGGTACACACCCGGTGTTGCCAAGGCGTGTCTTGCGATTAAAGATGATGAGAAACAAGCATACGAGATGACGAATAAGGGCAATATGGTAGCTGTCGTGAGCGATGGCACACGAGTGCTGGGGCTTGGAGACATCGGGCCATATGGTGCAGGTCCGGTCATGGAGGGCAAGGCAATATTATTCAAGTACCTTGGAGGAGTGGATGCATGGCCCATTTGTCTTGACACAAAAGATCCAGACAAGATCATTGAGACTGTCAAGCTTATCCAACCCACATTTGGAGGCATCAACCTCGAAGACATCTCAAAACCCAAATGTTATCGAGTCCTCGAAGAACTCCGAAAGGATCCTGAAGTCAAGATTCCAGTCTGGCACGATGACGCCCAAGGAACGGCAACAGTCGTCCTTGCTGGTGTTTTAGGTGGACTGAATGTCGTCAAGAAAGATATCGAGAACATCAAGGTTGCAATGCTGGGTGTCGGTGCAGCAAACACACGAACCGCATACCTTCTCATTGCAGCAGGTGTCGATCCAAAGAACATCGTCATGGTTGACAGAAAGGGCGCAATCTACGCAGATCGTGAAGACATCGTTGCAGGCAAGGACCATGATACCTTCAAGTACGATCTGGCCCAGAAGACCAATCCCGAGAGGCATACAGGTGGGATGGGAGAGGTCATCGAGGGTGCTGATGTACTCATTTCAGCTTCGACTCCAGTTCCGGGGACCATCAAGAAGGAATGGATCTCAAAGATGGCACAGGATGCAATCGTCTATGCATGTGCCAATCCGCTTCCTGAGATCTGGCCATGGGACGCCATTGATGCCGGAGCTCGTATTGTCGGTACAGGTCGAAGTGACTTTGATAACCAGATCAACAATTCTCTAGGATTCCCAGGAATCTTCAGAGGTACACTTGATGTCCAAGCATCAACAATCACTGATGAGATGTGCATTGCTGCTGCTCAGGCTCTTGCAAATCTTGGTGCAAAGAGCGCCAGTGACAAGAAGGTCATTCCAACAATGGACCAATGGGAACTCTATCCAGCAGAGGCAACTGCTGTGGGTATGAAGGCCATTGAACAGGGAATTGCAAAGAGAGAGTGGGAAGAAAAAGACCTGTACAAGCATGCTGAAGATGTGATCCGCGTTGCGCGTGCGGCCTCAGAGATGCTGTACGAAAAGGGTTACATTCCCAAGGCTCCAATCTAG
- a CDS encoding SagB family peptide dehydrogenase, producing the protein MTKYVRGSLPHHTLDWSSRPETYKVYPSAERVTLPSPVTNDGDGIWSTIQRRRSVRAFTEDALSLNELSQLLWATQGITAELHDYQLRSAPSAGALYPIETYLVVNRVNGMPSGLYHYAVRTHELETLNLGDFASEASSGCLDQQMAQKAPVVFLWSAVFNRSAWKYLARAFRYVLLGAAHIAHALALASVALGLGSCQIGAFYDDEMNALLDLDGVEESVIYVSVVGRPRRMR; encoded by the coding sequence ATGACAAAGTACGTTCGGGGTTCCCTCCCACATCATACGCTTGATTGGTCAAGTCGTCCTGAGACCTACAAGGTATATCCATCAGCTGAGCGTGTTACTCTCCCGTCCCCGGTCACGAATGATGGTGACGGGATTTGGAGTACGATTCAACGTCGTCGAAGTGTAAGAGCTTTTACTGAAGACGCTCTCTCACTCAATGAACTCTCGCAACTTCTTTGGGCAACACAAGGCATCACTGCTGAACTACATGATTATCAATTGCGATCAGCCCCCTCGGCTGGAGCCCTCTATCCTATCGAAACCTACCTTGTTGTAAACCGTGTGAATGGGATGCCTTCTGGTCTCTACCATTATGCAGTTCGGACACACGAGTTGGAGACCTTAAATCTCGGCGACTTCGCATCTGAGGCAAGTTCTGGATGTCTTGATCAGCAAATGGCCCAGAAGGCGCCAGTGGTCTTTCTATGGAGTGCAGTCTTTAATCGATCCGCTTGGAAATATCTTGCTCGTGCATTTCGCTATGTTCTTCTTGGTGCCGCTCATATTGCCCACGCACTAGCACTTGCGTCAGTTGCACTTGGACTCGGTTCCTGTCAGATCGGTGCATTTTATGATGATGAGATGAACGCATTGCTTGATCTTGATGGTGTTGAGGAGAGTGTGATATACGTCAGCGTCGTTGGTCGTCCTCGTAGGATGAGATGA